The window TAGTGGCAATATGAAGTTCAGTCCAATTGAAAGACTAGAGATAGAGCTTCATTTGGGCATCAAAGAGAACCAATTACCTGAAAATGTGGATCGTCAGCAACCACTGCACGATCATCCCAACTTAAACGGCCACCAAATATATTCCACACTCCGTTTTGATTTTTATAGTGCGCACACCGGTGATTTAAGACAGCATCTCCTAAAACTTTGATATCAACCTCATGAAAGTTCTTCACAAGGTCCCTGAGTTCATCAATAGTTCCATATCTGGTAAAGTACGACAGCAAAGTTCATAAGTCAATTATAAATCTACACAGCCCTCACTTTGGATACAGATTATATGCCATGAAAAGGAACTACACAGCAGTAAAAATGTAATGCTAGAATTATAAGGATATACATCATGACCTATAGGGAGAAACTACTGCGTTGAGCATGCATGTCAGAAAAATGTACATGTAGATGAGAACGCAAACAACCAGTTCCAACTATTTACATGCCAACACCTAGCACTTAAATGAACTTTCAGTGATTTCTCGGCATTGAGGAAATATATGCAACTTGAGGGAATGATTTGCAAGCACCTGCTGCATGACAGCATTCTGGGTGACATCTTTctaaattacccaaaaaaatgatATCGCACAAAGTTCATAAGGACTTTTATAGCACCTTGAGTTCAAATTGTACAAGTCCTTTGGCATGTATCCTTCAGGTGACACAGATTCTGTTGGAGGCGGTAACCAAATGATAGTAAAACCAAGAGATGATAATTGTTTGGCCTTTTCTTTGAGTTCCATGTACCATCTTCCAGATTTATGAGATTCCCAGTTAAAGCCCTGGCACAATATCTCATATCCCGAGCCTGTGGCAGAGGATACCTTTAAAGGAGGTTTCGTTGCCTCTTCTAGCAAAACAGCTTCCTCTGAGAAGGTTGGCGTTGAACTCCTGAAAATACTATAGGCTTCTGCAGCCAACTTTTCGATTTCTTGGAGAATACTTTCTTGTACTTTTTTGGTCTTTGTCTTGCCAGTCTTTACAGAAGAAATATCACTTACCAAGTTTCTTATCTCATTGATAATTCCatcagtaaatgcagaaccaGAGACATCTTCATTTTCTTGTTCACCTTTGCCAGACACATGTGTAGCTTCAGAATCCTTGTTGGACTGAACCGAGCTGGACGACTTTGAAAGGGGAACAAAAAAGTCATTCCCCATGTACTTTAGCCATATATTCTCCTTTATCCGGAGAACAAAGAGAAATCCCGCAAGGTCTTCGTCTAAGGTAAATAATTCCGAGCATCCACTTGAGCCCTCCTTTTGCTGCATCAAGGTGTAATTTAGCtccaaaaacaagaaccttttAACAATTCTTTAAAGCTCAAGATTAAAAACTTCAAAGTTGAGTTTTTTAGCAAGATCCTCAGAAAATCAACTCTTATATTCTTGAGAATATCAAAGGTACCTTTAGTAAAGTCCTTAATGCCTTGTTCTTAAATAGAATTGTTTCCGGTGGATGTGGGGCAGCAGGAATCTCCCAGTTTTTAGCATCATCTCTGCAAACTCCCCAGTGAACAACGACATCTCCAGGGAGATCAGTTTCGAGATATATGATATTCTTAGCTGTCTCACGACACTTCCTAACAGAAACACCCACAGAGTTATGAAGAGGAAGTTGTTTGACTAGTGGCAGCTCGTCATAAAATCCTTCAAGAGAACTATCCTCTTGTTTGGGGTCGCTAGATGCACTGATGCTATCTTGGGCTTTAGATTGTGATGCTTCCCCTTTAAGGAGAATGTTAGAAAGCTGTCCAAAAGCCCCTGGAATACAAGAAAAGCATTTGTAATTTCGCACTCAGTTGAAATTTGTATTTGATTAACAAGGCGGAGAGCAGCATGACTGGAAGCTCACTATCTAGAACCTATTAGGAACTTGTTCCAACTCATTTAGGGCggtcaaaaaagaaaaggataatGCTTCTGTTTCCATTTGGTCATAGGAAACTAGAGGTTCTACAAAGTGAGCGCTTCAGAGTTCAGGATGTCAACTTGAAGTCCGTTTGATATGGAAATTTTAGAACAATCAGCAATATTAAGCAATATTTCTTCCTCAGAAATGGCTTTGAGTTACTCACCTATCAACAAAATTGCAACCAAAATGCTAAGCTAAAGAAGATCGAAGGAGAATCCAAGCCAAATAGCTTCCAAGGAGGATCATATTGCAATTATTAACAAAAATCTGGAAATTCAGAAGATAAAGTACTCCAACCTGGCCATAGTCCAAAGCCCCTCTTTGCTCCAACAACATTGCCATCATCGTGCAGGTAATCCACAAGAGGAACTTTGAAATCTCTTCCTCTATGCTGATACCATGCTCCCGTTTCTTCATCCTGTGGAGCCAAAATTGTGCAAGTGGGAAAAGTTGTTCAAGAAATACACATAAACCGTTTAAGATTAATGCTGAGAATTTAGTTAGGGCTAATAAAGAGATCGCAACCTTCACTACAAAATTTATTGCTGCAACTGCACTATCAGACTTGACATTGATCTTCACTTCATAAAGATCGATCCCTTCTCCGGTAGATGATGCTTTTTTTAAAGGCGTCTCGATTGCATAATCCTTGAAAGATTTAACGGAAAATTACTTCACCTTTTGGTTTAATGCAAATGCTAAAAGGCAGTCGCGTGCTTGAGGAAAATGCAAACCTTGATGGGCACAGAACCCGGAGGCCTCATACCAGTAGGAGGCTGATCCCATTCGCTGCAATATTTGAAAGTTCATAAGTAAACTGGATCATAAAGATAGTCTTACTACTAGATGCAGCAAAGAATGCAGTGTTTCGCATCTCGTTATGATCATAAATAGCAGGCGAAAATAAGCTTCAGCTCCACAAAACTTTTCATTTGGAAATTCTTTGAAGACTGAAGAAACGTGTTTGACCGGAATGAATTTTTACCATCCAGTAATACTTGCCTGCCAACATCATCGACATAAGAAACTCCCCAGTGAAGGATCCATTTCCCAGGAATAGTGCAACCAACCGTGAGCTGCCAATTCTGCTCATTCTTCCCCTTATCCAATTTCACAAATATCTTACCCTCAACCTGAACTCCAAATGATCAAAAATGAAGCTTTTGCTTACTTAACGTTCAAACAGTCGACAAACAATAGATGGATAGACAGAGATGTTGATATATCATCGTTGATTTCCATGAGTAAAACGAGAACACATGCACAAACTCATGATGTCCACATAAAGGCCAGGCACTGACTAGATGCGAGAAACGACTTCCTCGCTGCAATTAAAGCACAAACAAGCCGTGGAAGGTATCATTCTAgcagcactctctctctctctttataatatatatatatatatatagagactatatatatatatatactatgaTGATCttccatattatatatactacgTGAAACGAGAATCTCGAACAGAGCTGCTTAGTCAATATAGAAATTCCGCGTCATGCAAATCCTAATCGAAGGAAAACAGAACTCGATTAATCTCAGCTTGCAACTTCGCTTCCGGGAGCAGAAGCAAGCAGTTGATCAAGCAATCGAAAGCAAAGGAGGGAGagggcgagagagagagagagagagagagagttcaaACCGTATCAGTCCACTCGAGAGGGAAAGTCTCCCTGAAGACGACGTCGGTGGTATCGAAGGTCTCGACGACGGCAGCAGCTCTGACGACAGCGAGAGCTCTCCGAGGAGACTTGAAGCTGCAGAGTCTCCCGCCATCACAGCGCGATTTGGGACGGCAGCTCAAGGGAGCGGGCCCGAACGCGCTCGATTTGAAACGGAAGCGGCGGATCTCCCGCTGATGGTGGTGGATTAACGGCTCTATGCTGACGGTCGACATGGATGGCTGTCGATCAGAGAAGTATCAGCaccagaggaggaggaggaggaggaagagaagaggaagaaggaaaggaaGTCCATTTGTTTTGGGAAAATTTCTGGAAAGATATTTATAGGAGGTGGTGGTGTGATGTGATTGATGAATAGATTGCGATCACACTCCtaagcattttatttttatttttcgctTTTGCCTTTTCGCGGCAGATAGATTTATGTCCTCTTTCCAATGCACtttcttcggttttttccTTTTACGGGGCCAAGTCCCGGCTTACCGTGAATCAGACGAAGCGCCCCCCGATTCCAAGTCGAGCAAGTGCATCATCGATCTTACGAAACcaactttttccatttttctcatGTCTCATAGTACTGCATCATTTTCGATTTCACCTCTGAATCAATCATGTCATTTTCGCaaattttacatcaatttcatcGATCGTTACATTAATTGCGTCCCTCTATTAGTCAACCGATAGTCTTTAATGGGGATACATGATATGGGAGGCCACCCGCAGGAAACTCCTAGCGGTGCTCCCTTTGTTCCgtctcattaaaaaaaaaaaagtattggACGACCTGTTTGATAATAAAAATGTTTGATCTATTAACAGAGTTATTACCATAAGGATCGGAATGATGTTTACGAGAAGTTAGGGATGAAATTGATGTGGAAATGGATCAAATTGACGTAAAGAGGGATCGATTTGATGAATGACTATTCAAATTTATGTATAGAGGAATCAAATAGGTGTAAAATTTGTGAAAGAAATTGATACAGCTCGTTCTTGTTAGGAATGAAACCATTAAtttgctctctttttttatgtatatttaatttggCCTTTTTTACTTGATTCATATTTGTTTGGTTGAAAATTTCTAACTTGtaatatctatattttttttaatgtgaaCTCAGGTATTCGAAAGTCAAATTGGACATCGACTAATCAAGTCGAGTTTAGTCGGCCCACTAAAGGATAAAACTTTTCCAGCATTGAATTTTTGCATTCACAAATACTTGAACTCAATATTTTACTTAAGCGAAACAAGTGTCCTTGAAATTAGTtactatttatattttttaatttagaagaaaatatcacgccaaaaagaaaacttaccaaaaagagaaatagaaaaagaaaatatcgaGCTAACTTTTTTCGGACGGAAAAATTAACGTCcataaagaatgaaaaaaaaatctattatttGAAAAGAACGGAGATCATGGTGATCTTGATTATCGTCCTCGGATATGGGagtcatatcatatatatattagcaaaaaggaaaaaaaaataaaataaaaaagaaggtCATGTGCGACCCCTCGATTCTTGCTaaaatccatgcattttgccTTGGGCGGTGGATGATCGGCGCATCCTTTAATTATATCTTTGCGTACGTCAAAAGGGTCAGACTCCTTTTTGTATCCTACCAATAAAATGGTAGCATGCAAAATACAACAACAAAATCGAAGATGAAAAGGGGAAAATTTCACATTCTGTTTAGTTTATgacttatatttttaaaattttaactataattttaactctattcactatacaataaaaattaataatataattattactttttttcatttcttttattttttaaccattcaatttaatttttaataataaattatctcaattattcattactttttcgcactttttctcataatttaacaacacaatcattacaaattaattaaaatcaaaacacaattctacttaactctaaaattaaACACACCTTCAGTATTTGAATTCCCAAGTCTAAGTTCGTAATCCTCGTTCGAAGTTCGTTTATGATGCAGGAAGAGATTAGCTCCAAGGTAAAAATACATACTTTGTGATCACTTCATTTAGCCATAAAAGTTTAATTTATTGGGCGTACTTGAAAAAGATTACGATCTATTTTGATAAAGGGGTTCCGTCAATGAAGAGTACCCGACTTAGTAAGAATATTCCACGGAGGAAGTTAtagaatatttgaaaaaaaaacaaatcattGATGCTTCATTTTTATCGTTTTGTCGCAAATAAACATGTAACTTGTTTCATTCGTTTTATCttgaattagtcgggattTCAGCATCTTTACTAGGGGCATCAGGtcaaattttagaattaaataaTGCAGTAATAAtcctttatttaaattttattttccctaTAAGCAAACaaccgaaaaaaagagagttaaATTTGTGTTTTTGAATTCTAAACTCTCGCTCAAAGATTTGTCAACAGCAAGGATTGATCTGGCCGATGTTAACGGCTCGAATCTGATGATGAGAAACCAGCAACGGATTTAAGAATTTTATCAAGGGAGACGAAATTGAAAggaatttttaagaaaagcgAA of the Punica granatum isolate Tunisia-2019 chromosome 6, ASM765513v2, whole genome shotgun sequence genome contains:
- the LOC116212449 gene encoding alpha-amylase 3, chloroplastic isoform X1, whose product is MSTVSIEPLIHHHQREIRRFRFKSSAFGPAPLSCRPKSRCDGGRLCSFKSPRRALAVVRAAAVVETFDTTDVVFRETFPLEWTDTVEGKIFVKLDKGKNEQNWQLTVGCTIPGKWILHWGVSYVDDVGSEWDQPPTGMRPPGSVPIKDYAIETPLKKASSTGEGIDLYEVKINVKSDSAVAAINFVVKDEETGAWYQHRGRDFKVPLVDYLHDDGNVVGAKRGFGLWPGWRAFGQLSNILLKGEASQSKAQDSISASSDPKQEDSSLEGFYDELPLVKQLPLHNSVGVSVRKCRETAKNIIYLETDLPGDVVVHWGVCRDDAKNWEIPAAPHPPETILFKNKALRTLLKQKEGSSGCSELFTLDEDLAGFLFVLRIKENIWLKYMGNDFFVPLSKSSSSVQSNKDSEATHVSGKGEQENEDVSGSAFTDGIINEIRNLVSDISSVKTGKTKTKKVQESILQEIEKLAAEAYSIFRSSTPTFSEEAVLLEEATKPPLKVSSATGSGYEILCQGFNWESHKSGRWYMELKEKAKQLSSLGFTIIWLPPPTESVSPEGYMPKDLYNLNSRYGTIDELRDLVKNFHEVDIKVLGDAVLNHRCAHYKNQNGVWNIFGGRLSWDDRAVVADDPHFQGRGNKSSGDNFHAAPNIDHSQDFVRKDLKEWMCWLRKEIGYDGWRLDFVRGFWGGYVKDYLEASEPYFTVGEFWDSLSYTYGDMDHNQDAHRQRIVDWINATNGTAGAFDVTTKGILHAALERCEYWRLSDEKGKPPGVVGWWPSRAITFIENHDTGSTQGHWRFPGGKEMQGYAYILTHPGTPAVFYDHVFSHYQSEIASLISLRNRNKIHCRSIVKIAKAERDVYAAVIDDKVAMKIGPGHYEPPSGPQRWSQALEGRDYKVWEAS
- the LOC116212449 gene encoding alpha-amylase 3, chloroplastic isoform X2; this encodes MSTVSIEPLIHHHQREIRRFRFKSSAFGPAPLSCRPKSRCDGGRLCSFKSPRRALAVVRAAAVVETFDTTDVVFRETFPLEWTDTVEGKIFVKLDKGKNEQNWQLTVGCTIPGKWILHWGVSYVDDVGSEWDQPPTGMRPPGSVPIKDYAIETPLKKASSTGEGIDLYEVKINVKSDSAVAAINFVVKDEETGAWYQHRGRDFKVPLVDYLHDDGNVVGAKRGFGLWPGAFGQLSNILLKGEASQSKAQDSISASSDPKQEDSSLEGFYDELPLVKQLPLHNSVGVSVRKCRETAKNIIYLETDLPGDVVVHWGVCRDDAKNWEIPAAPHPPETILFKNKALRTLLKQKEGSSGCSELFTLDEDLAGFLFVLRIKENIWLKYMGNDFFVPLSKSSSSVQSNKDSEATHVSGKGEQENEDVSGSAFTDGIINEIRNLVSDISSVKTGKTKTKKVQESILQEIEKLAAEAYSIFRSSTPTFSEEAVLLEEATKPPLKVSSATGSGYEILCQGFNWESHKSGRWYMELKEKAKQLSSLGFTIIWLPPPTESVSPEGYMPKDLYNLNSRYGTIDELRDLVKNFHEVDIKVLGDAVLNHRCAHYKNQNGVWNIFGGRLSWDDRAVVADDPHFQGRGNKSSGDNFHAAPNIDHSQDFVRKDLKEWMCWLRKEIGYDGWRLDFVRGFWGGYVKDYLEASEPYFTVGEFWDSLSYTYGDMDHNQDAHRQRIVDWINATNGTAGAFDVTTKGILHAALERCEYWRLSDEKGKPPGVVGWWPSRAITFIENHDTGSTQGHWRFPGGKEMQGYAYILTHPGTPAVFYDHVFSHYQSEIASLISLRNRNKIHCRSIVKIAKAERDVYAAVIDDKVAMKIGPGHYEPPSGPQRWSQALEGRDYKVWEAS